Below is a window of Synechococcales cyanobacterium T60_A2020_003 DNA.
CGTTGCGGGTTCCCGTTCCCGTGACTGCTGAGTCAGAGGTTTCAGTTGTTCCGCCTACGTTGGTGGCTCAGAGGCTGGATTCAAATTTGAATCTTGATCCTGCTCCTAGTTTTAACGCTCAAGATCAGCAATCTGGGTCGTTGAATGTTTCTGCGGCTGAGAGCTCGACTCCACAGCAAGTTTCTGTGGTTCCTCCAAGTCTGCGGAACGACCGCTCAGTAGGTGAGGCAGATCCGATTCCTCCGATCAGTGAGAATCCCTATGTAGAGAATCTGCTGCGGGAGATTCGCGTAATGAGCGAGCGTTACAGCAATGCTGCATTAGCTGAGTCTGCAGCTACTACGGTTGCTGTGCCTGCTGAGGCTCTTTCGCCTTCCTCTGATGCCTCTGATGAACAGTTGCAAATCAGCCTTGCCGTTCCAGTGACCCAAGTTCCTGAAGCTGTCTCGGTGCCTAGTCTGCTTTCTACGCCTCCAACTGCAGTAGAGCCTCAAGTCTCTGCACGGGTTTCCACCGTTACACAATCCTCAGCCCCGATCAGTAGCCCTGTTCGATCCGCGGGAAGTGTAGAGAATATTCGAGAGAGTCAGCTTGTTGCGGTTGCGCCTTTAGGCTCTGAAAACTATCAGCCGTTGTTAGAGCCCATTACTGGAAGAATGGTTTCTCCAGACTTGCCTCCTTTACCGTCAGCGGATGAATTCTTACCGAACTCGCAGGCAGACTTCAATGGGTACATTTGGCCTGCTCAAGGTCAGTTGACTTCCGGGTATGGCTGGCGATGGGGAAGAATGCATAACGGTATCGATATTGCTGCCCCAATCGGCACACCAGTTTACGCTGCTGCTCCTGGCGTTGTTGAGTATGCAGGCTGGAACTCTGGTGGATACGGCAATATGATCGAAGTGCGCCATCCTGATGGAAGCATGACTCGCTATGCTCACCTTGACAGCATTGGTGTTAAGGCTGGGCAAGAGGTAGACCAAGGTGAGCAAATTGGAGAAATGGGAAGTACTGGGTACAGCACAGGGCCTCACTTGCACTTTGAAGTGCATTTAGCCCAGGGTACTGTTAACCCAATTGCCTATCTCCCTTAAGTCTCTACGGATTCTATTGAAGAGTGATGGGATGAGTCCTAGGGCTTATCCCCTTTCCCTTTTAAGTTAGGTGTTTGCCCATCTAGGTTTGCGTCACCACGGTTGAGCCATAGCAGCGTTAAGCTGTTTGATCTAGAAGATGTTGCCCCCCATGCAGGCAGTTGAACCCTAAATCTCGTACACTCATCCTTTGAGGGATACATATCAAGCAGTAGATATTTTCCTTGAGAACTGTTTTCGCGATGTGTACCAATGTGATATTTTATAAAGAGTGACTTTCACATTAAGGCTCAGTAGCTCAGTGGTTAGAGCAGGGGACTCATAAGCCCAAGGTCGCA
It encodes the following:
- a CDS encoding peptidoglycan DD-metalloendopeptidase family protein; the encoded protein is MTQLPRSFQIAATSSRIDFSEDFVEHVVESGQTLWQISQQYKVPVEVIAIANDLSENEPIQVGQRLRIPGASFTASTVAPSKTELSTSSTLVASAVPTVSPESLQDASEADRILQAEQQVALENLAQRRQQLSESLVTLNSSVSENPASNARKLEQRSSQERQQSIIATPSPEPTPLVQQPVVPEASTTVALSESSTEVTPEFADEPSQSVAVLPNVQNAANSEVAPNSVAINPAALESNEVESVTSIIYRVAPGDTISSLARKYNVPVSQLVADNNISDPNYIFVGQTLRVPVPVTAESEVSVVPPTLVAQRLDSNLNLDPAPSFNAQDQQSGSLNVSAAESSTPQQVSVVPPSLRNDRSVGEADPIPPISENPYVENLLREIRVMSERYSNAALAESAATTVAVPAEALSPSSDASDEQLQISLAVPVTQVPEAVSVPSLLSTPPTAVEPQVSARVSTVTQSSAPISSPVRSAGSVENIRESQLVAVAPLGSENYQPLLEPITGRMVSPDLPPLPSADEFLPNSQADFNGYIWPAQGQLTSGYGWRWGRMHNGIDIAAPIGTPVYAAAPGVVEYAGWNSGGYGNMIEVRHPDGSMTRYAHLDSIGVKAGQEVDQGEQIGEMGSTGYSTGPHLHFEVHLAQGTVNPIAYLP